AAGACAACATGCAGttcatttcttctgaacagtATCCAGTGATTAGTTTTCTCAGGGCATCCTTGATCTCATGGTTtctcatgctgtagatgagAGGGTTCAAGGCTGGAGGCACCACTGAGTACAGAACTgccaccagcaggtccagggttggcgaggagatggaggggggcttcaggtcCGCAAACATGCCAGTGCTTAGAAACAAGGAGACCACGGCGaggtgagggaggcaggtggaaaaggctttgtgccgtccctgctcagaggggatcctcagcacagccctgaagatctgcccataggacagcacaatgaaaacaaaacacccaaattcAAAACAGACACTAACTACAAGTACCCCAACCTCCCGGAGGTAGGCACCTGAGCAGGAAagcttgaggatctgggggatctcacagaagaactggtccacagcattgccttggcagaggggtagtgaaaatgtattggcagtgtgcagcacagcatagAGGAAACCagtgccccaggcagctgctgccatgtggacacaagctctgctgcccaggagggtcccgtagtgcagaggtttgcagatggcaacgtagcggtcATAGGCCATGACTGTGAGAATAAAGTACTCTGCTGAGATCAAAAAGATGAACAGAAAGAACTGTGCAGCACATCCTGCATAGGAAATGGCCCTGGTGTCCCAGAGGGAGTTGGCCATGGctttggggacagtggtggagatggtgCCCAGgtcaaggagggagaggttgaggaggaagaagtacatgggtgtGTGGAGGCTGAGGTCACAGGCTACAGCGGTGATGATGAGGCCATTggccaggagggcagccaggtagatgcccaggaagagccagaagtgcaagagctgcagctcccgcgtgtctgcaaatgccaggaggaggaactgggtgatggagctgctgttggacatctgctgcctctgggtgTGGAGCACTGAACAGGGAGGCAAGTACAGTGACAAGTTAGGACATtagtctctgaaaaaaatca
This genomic stretch from Buteo buteo unplaced genomic scaffold, bButBut1.hap1.1 HAP1_SCAFFOLD_227, whole genome shotgun sequence harbors:
- the LOC142028267 gene encoding olfactory receptor 14C36-like, translated to MSNSSSITQFLLLAFADTRELQLLHFWLFLGIYLAALLANGLIITAVACDLSLHTPMYFFLLNLSLLDLGTISTTVPKAMANSLWDTRAISYAGCAAQFFLFIFLISAEYFILTVMAYDRYVAICKPLHYGTLLGSRACVHMAAAAWGTGFLYAVLHTANTFSLPLCQGNAVDQFFCEIPQILKLSCSGAYLREVGVLVVSVCFEFGCFVFIVLSYGQIFRAVLRIPSEQGRHKAFSTCLPHLAVVSLFLSTGMFADLKPPSISSPTLDLLVAVLYSVVPPALNPLIYSMRNHEIKDALRKLITGYCSEEMNCMLSFA